From the Hevea brasiliensis isolate MT/VB/25A 57/8 unplaced genomic scaffold, ASM3005281v1 Scaf353, whole genome shotgun sequence genome, the window TGTTTCCTACCCAACCTTTGGTAATATACTTGTTTATTTCTTTTCAATTCCATAGAAGAAAGTTAGAAATGATTGTCAATAAATTTCTTCCTTATCTTCTGATACTAGCACTAAACTTCTGTGGATTACAAGGCCAGATTCGGCCAAATATAAGCTTAGGTACCGATATTACAGCTGGAACCAATGATTCTTGGCGATCCCCCTCTGGTGAATTTGCGTTTGGGTTCTATCCTCTGCAGAACAATCTCTACCTTGTGGGGATTTGGTTCGACAAAATCCCAGAAAGAACACTAGTCTGGTCAGCTAACCGCGATACTCCTGCGGAAGCTGGATCCACAATCCGTCTAACTTTCGCTGGTCAGCTTTTCCTAACGTATTCCAATGGTAGTGTTCAATCTGTATACACTGGAGCAGCTGCGAGTTTAGGATTCATGGAAAATAATGGCAACTTTGTGCTGAAAGATGGCAATTCCAGAGTCATCTGGCAGAGCTTTGATTCGCCAACAGATACACTCTTACCTACTCAAGTTCTAACTAATGGCCAAAAGCTCTTTTCAAATGCAAAAGGGACTACTGATTACTCAACTGGAAATTTCATGTTGGAAATGCAAAATGATGGGAATTTGGTGCTTTCTGCTTTTCACTTCTCTGATCGTGGATactggaccactggaactctggtTAGCAATGACAGTCTGGTGTTTGATTCTAATGCTTCCCTATACATTGTCAATAGCACCAATGATGTTATTTACTCTTTGACGGCAAACTTCTCAGCCACGATTGGTGAGTACTATCACCGAGCAACGATTGATGATATGGGCAATTTCCAACAATATGTTTACCATAAATCAAACGGTAGTGGATGGATAAGTGTGTGGAAGGCTATCCATGAACCTTGCTTTGTTAATGCTGTATGCGGTGTCAATGGCATGTGTTCTTCTCCGGATAATGAAACAGTGACCTGTAATTGCATACCAGGTTACATTCCATTGGATCCTAATCACGTTTCAAAAGGTTGTCACCCTGAAACTGTGGTGAATTATTGTGCAGACCCTTCAATGAGAAATTTCACAATTGCGGTGATTGATGATGCTGACTTCCCATTCGAGGGTTTTGCAGATCTGGATAGAGTATTGAATGTTGATGTGGAGGGATGCAAAGTGGCTCTCATGGATGATTGCTATAGCATTGCTGCTTCCTTGGTTGATTCTAGATGCAATAAGAAAAGAATGCCTCTGCTAAATGCAAGAAAAAGTACTTCTACCAAGGGAATCACTGCATTTGTCAAGGTGCCACTGAAAAGCAGCAATCCTGGCACTCGGGAAGGTGAGAAGAAAAATCATTTTAACTTTCGAGCTTTTCTGGAGATTAGTCTTATTGTTAGTGCCACTCTTGCTTTCGTGTTCGGAGCCACAGCCATCTACTATCATCCAGCTACTAGAAAATTTGTCAGAAGGAGGCACTCTTCTAATACTACTATAGGAGTCAACTTTCGAGAATTCAAATACGTGGAGCTGCATGAGGCAACAAATGGGTTTAGTAAGACCCTGGGAAGAGGATCCTCTGGTAAAGTTTACAGTGGGGTTCTAAGCTTAAAGAATGTGCGGATCGATGTTGCAGTAAAGAAGCTGGAGAAAGAAATAGAGAAAAGTGAAGAGGAATTCATGACAGAACTCAAGATAATGGGCCGGACATACCACAAGAATTTGGTAAGACTATTGGGCTATTGTGTAGAGAACAATCAATGGCTTCTAGTCTATGAGTTAATGGCCAATGGCACACTATCTGATCTTCTGTTTGAGGAAGGAGAAAGGCCAAGCTGGGTTCTGAGGGCAGAAATGGCGCTTGGAATATCAAGAGGCTTGCTTTACTTGCATGAAGAGTGCGAGACCCAGATAATCCATTGTGACGTAAAGCCTCAAAATGTTCTGCTTGATGCCAATTACAATGCCAAGATTGCAGATTTTGGTCTGTCCAAGCTATTGAACAAAGATCAAACCAGAACAGACACAAATGTAAGAGGGACAATGGGATATTTGGCACCTGAGTGGCTGAGGAATGCACCAGTGACATCTAAAGTGGATGTTTACGGTTTTGGAGTAATGTTACTTGAAATTTTATGCTGCAGAAGGCACATTGAGTTAAATCGGGTGGAAGAAGAGAGCGAAGAGGATGATCTTGTTCTCTCGGATTGGGTTGTAAGTTGTATGATGAAAGGGAGGCTAGAGATGGTAGTAAGGCATGATCCTGAAGTATTGAGTGATTTTAAGAGGTTTGAGAGAATGGCAATGGTGGGAATATGGTGCATTCATCCAGATCCAGTTCTTAGGCCTTCTATGAAGAAAGTCACACAGATGCTGGAAGGAACTTCGGAGGTTGGAATTCCTCCTCTGCTTCATGATCAAATGTCCTAGTTTGGTCGTAAGActcattataaataaattaatattagggGAATTTATCGATTAATGTAATTTATTTATAGTAATTGTAAAGTCAGAAAACTTCCTCAACAtaagatttttatttttgttattagaGTTGCTTACCTTTCAAGAATGTTTGAATTTAAagcttataataaaataattttaattgctTTCTCTTTTATGTTTGGATAGGACTGTTCTTTCTTATTCatgaatgaaattaaaaattaaataaatattacataaGTTAAGACTTTTCATTCTAATCTATTGAACAAAATGGTCATCTGTTAATGGC encodes:
- the LOC110654125 gene encoding G-type lectin S-receptor-like serine/threonine-protein kinase LECRK3, translated to MIVNKFLPYLLILALNFCGLQGQIRPNISLGTDITAGTNDSWRSPSGEFAFGFYPLQNNLYLVGIWFDKIPERTLVWSANRDTPAEAGSTIRLTFAGQLFLTYSNGSVQSVYTGAAASLGFMENNGNFVLKDGNSRVIWQSFDSPTDTLLPTQVLTNGQKLFSNAKGTTDYSTGNFMLEMQNDGNLVLSAFHFSDRGYWTTGTLVSNDSLVFDSNASLYIVNSTNDVIYSLTANFSATIGEYYHRATIDDMGNFQQYVYHKSNGSGWISVWKAIHEPCFVNAVCGVNGMCSSPDNETVTCNCIPGYIPLDPNHVSKGCHPETVVNYCADPSMRNFTIAVIDDADFPFEGFADLDRVLNVDVEGCKVALMDDCYSIAASLVDSRCNKKRMPLLNARKSTSTKGITAFVKVPLKSSNPGTREGEKKNHFNFRAFLEISLIVSATLAFVFGATAIYYHPATRKFVRRRHSSNTTIGVNFREFKYVELHEATNGFSKTLGRGSSGKVYSGVLSLKNVRIDVAVKKLEKEIEKSEEEFMTELKIMGRTYHKNLVRLLGYCVENNQWLLVYELMANGTLSDLLFEEGERPSWVLRAEMALGISRGLLYLHEECETQIIHCDVKPQNVLLDANYNAKIADFGLSKLLNKDQTRTDTNVRGTMGYLAPEWLRNAPVTSKVDVYGFGVMLLEILCCRRHIELNRVEEESEEDDLVLSDWVVSCMMKGRLEMVVRHDPEVLSDFKRFERMAMVGIWCIHPDPVLRPSMKKVTQMLEGTSEVGIPPLLHDQMS